The following nucleotide sequence is from Mechercharimyces sp. CAU 1602.
AACAAGTTAAAAAAATGCAGGCGCAAATGGCAAAGGCACAAGAAGAATTGGCTGAGAAACAGGTAGAAGGTACGGCAGGTGGCGGTGTGGTTAAGGTGGTTATGAGCGGACAGAAGGAATTGATCAGCTTGGAGATTGCACCAGAAGCAGTAGATCCAGAAGATGTTGAGATGTTACAAGATATGATTACCGCTGCTTTTAACGAAGCGATGAAGAATGTTGATGAGTTGGTACAAAATGATATGGGTAAATTTACAGGTGGAATGAATCTGCCGGGAATGTTTTAACCCAAATAAAGAAAAAGTGGGAGTGGCGAACCAGTGTATACGCCGGAACCGATTACACGTTTGATTGAGGGGTTCATGCGGCTACCAGGCATTGGACCAAAAACGGCTCAACGTCTGGCTTTTTTTGTTTTAGGAATGAAAGAAGAGGACGTTATGGACCTTGCTAAAGCCCTTGTTAGAGCAAAGCGTGACCTTACTCCCTGCGAAATGTGCAAAAATATCACAGATCAAAAGATCTGCTCTATCTGTGCGAATAAAAGCCGTGATCGTTCCGTTATCTGTGTGGTGCAAGATCCACGCGATGTAATCGCAATGGAACGCATGAAAGAGTATAGCGGATTATATCACGTGCTGAATGGAGCGATTTCTCCAATGGAAGGGATCGGCCCTGATGAATTGAATATCCCTGATCTTTTGCGCAGATTAGAAGATGATACGGTGCAAGAGATGATTCTAGCAACCAATCCCAACATAGAAGGGGAAGCAACAGCGATCTATCTATCTAAATTAGTACGCCCTTTTGGGATACGAGTTACACGGATCGCTCACGGCTTACCGGTTGGTGGAGATTTGGAATATGCGGATGAAGTTACACTCTCGAAGGCGCTTGAGGGTAGAAGGGAACTGAGCTAACGCTAATAACCAATGATGGTCGCTTAAATATAGAGGCAACTTTTGAAGGGGTCATATCTCATTACACCGAAGGGTGATGAGATATGACCCCTATTTATGAAATCAAGTAGGAAGACGAGGCAGCGTAAATAAATGAATTGAGAAATAGAGTGATAATGAGGTGATGATCGTCTGTCCTGGCGCATAAGCTTGTACCAAGAGTATGTACGAGGGAGTGGGTTAGGATGGAGCTGAGTGGTTGGATTCTTGTTGGTGTTGGAGGTTTATTTGGCTTTATGGTGATGAGTAAATCAGTGATGAAGCCATTACGTTGGATTTGGTGGGGAATCCTATATTCGGTTGTAGGAGCGGTTGTGCTGTTTTTACTTAATT
It contains:
- a CDS encoding YbaB/EbfC family nucleoid-associated protein; the protein is MKNMNQMMKQVKKMQAQMAKAQEELAEKQVEGTAGGGVVKVVMSGQKELISLEIAPEAVDPEDVEMLQDMITAAFNEAMKNVDELVQNDMGKFTGGMNLPGMF
- the recR gene encoding recombination mediator RecR, giving the protein MYTPEPITRLIEGFMRLPGIGPKTAQRLAFFVLGMKEEDVMDLAKALVRAKRDLTPCEMCKNITDQKICSICANKSRDRSVICVVQDPRDVIAMERMKEYSGLYHVLNGAISPMEGIGPDELNIPDLLRRLEDDTVQEMILATNPNIEGEATAIYLSKLVRPFGIRVTRIAHGLPVGGDLEYADEVTLSKALEGRRELS
- a CDS encoding pro-sigmaK processing inhibitor BofA family protein, encoding MELSGWILVGVGGLFGFMVMSKSVMKPLRWIWWGILYSVVGAVVLFLLNLAGRWVDFQIPINPITALITGALGVPGLIYLIVVKALFIM